In Mangifera indica cultivar Alphonso chromosome 14, CATAS_Mindica_2.1, whole genome shotgun sequence, the DNA window AATGATGCAAAAGAGTCTAAGAAGCAAACAAACAGAAATTTGATCAAGGGTATATGATTTTGTGGATCCAGAAGCAGAGGAATTGAAGTGTTGTGTTTGATACTGACTAGGGTTCAAAGGAGTGACAGCGGCAGAGTTATCAAAGTTGCAGCTTTCATCAGTCATGCCATGCTTCAAGTTAATACTGACTAGGGTGCAACTATACCTACAGCCGTTTCCCTCTTGGAATTGGGCTATTTTGTCAGTGTTTAtaagttaacaaaattatgcAATGATTGAGCATCATTAGAAAGATCAATTGGAGGTTTAAGAGTAATACCTTGCTCAGGTTTCAATGTGCCAACTTTGAAGATGAATTGATTTCAAGAGAGAGACTCTGAAGCTTACTCTAAACTGCTTGAAGATTGGTTGTATAATGCTtttcaatatcattttcttAAGTCTATCACTAGAATAAAGAGAGTGGGAGATATGTCTGTCCTTTTCCTCTAGCACCAAACTATTGACACGATTTCTTGTTactaattgatataaataatttaaagtcttataaaaaataaattataatagtagCGATTAAAATCTTAGAACACACAGATAAATCTACTCTGGGTGTGTGAGAATATTTGTGgagatgaataaaaattaattaaaaatatatatgtgatatTAGAGTTTTTATGTGATTCAATCCAATGATCAAAATCCTTATACCAATGATGTTTTCATGAATTTATTATTGGTTTTGAACTGCAGAGATATTTAGTCGTTATTCGTTGGTCATCATCTCTAACTAAACTTTTAAGATTAACTTTAGGGTGCTTAGTTTGACTACATAACAACTCGAATTTTGGAACATACATTCCAAGTTGCAAAACAAGCATTTCAATAGCAGGATAGATGTTCCAAGTTGAAGAATAAACTTTACAcctaaatatcaaaatcttgGTACAATGTTGTAATCTGGATCTccttttatatcaaatattctCCAAATTCAAAGTGCAGGCACTAACTTTCGGCCAGATTCACAGCTGCTCTGATTTAATTGTCTGCAAATCATAATTCTACTCTTTTTTGGTCCAATTCATCAATGACGTGGGATTGGGTACTACCACTAGGATCCATACTCAAAAACAACAACCATTCCCTGTAATTTCTGTTGTTAAAGCTACTTCTACAGTGTATCATGTTTTGCGGCTACCACACAAGTATTCAATTTGGACCTCAAGGAATAACTTGGGTAGAAAAAGAGGAGActcaatatataaaagagtaaagGTTCAAGTTTCTTCAAAcaatatattaagatcaaattcttgatttatctgatttaatGATTGTAGAGTTAATCACTAAATTTGAAGTTTGTGTAATTAGTTCTGACCCAATATAATAGTCTAATTTGAATAGAGTTTCtcgttattaaaaaaaaaaaagatatccGGCTTGAAAATATGATCCTCataatgaaacaaaacaagattctttagtaaaacaaaTAACTGGATCAATTATGATTAGTAAATTAACAATGGAAGATaactataataaatataaaaaatattcactCAAAAATATCCAGATCCAATAACCAGAACAGTTTCTAAACATCTAAATGCATAATCTTAACAAAAGGCCTTTGCCCTTTTTTAACAGTTGACAAGATCGTGCATAAGAAGggagaaaaagaacaaaacagaGCAACCAGCACCCTGTTTTCCTTTGAGTGTAAACAGGAAGAGCAAATGAATGATAACGAAAGGCCAAAAACCATGTGTAGGCCATCTATCTGCAGCCACAAAAATCTGCACCATCTGTCCCCATTCCCACTGTTGTTGAGTCTGAAATGTTGCCATTCTTCACTGTCAAGCTGCATTAATCAATCCAAATTTATCAAATACTCTAATCATCAACTTAACAGGAACTTTAATTGGGAAGAAGGGTGTCGAAACAGAGTAACTAAACTGTAACCATCTGGCGGGGAATGTGCAACTACACCGACCTGAGATCAAAACCAAATACAAAAATCAATAATGATGCAAAAATGTCAAAGAAGTGACAGCGGCAGAGTGATCAAAGTTGCAGCTTTCATCGGTCATGCCATGCTTCAAGTTATAGTCATTGAAAGCATAACACGCCATTTGCTGAACATCACTGGGGTCACAACAAGGTCCGCCCTGCTGGATTGGACTGCAGTCCACTCCCCCTTGACCACAGGCCCAGTCCAGCCCCCCCTGCAGGGCTGTGTCCTCCGCGTTGTTATTAGCCACGCACCATAGCTGCGTCGGTATCACCAACCCACCTCTCTCAACTAACCCAAAGCGTTGCTTTACTGAAGCATTTTGCAAGTCCTTATTTACAAATTTGGTCATCCGGGATTAGGATTTAGGCAGAACATGCATAACAACAACAGAGAACAGATGAAGCTGACATTAAGGCCCCTCACAACAACCAAATTGAATTGCTAATACGTATGCTGAAAAGCTCCATGACATTCCATAGAGCAAACAAGACCCATAACTAACGAAAAGGAAAGGATACTACTAACGGTCACAGATCTTTATATCTGCAACAAAAATGTTCCACCTTCTAGGGCTAATTACGTGTTTTTTATGTTACATCATTTCGTCCATCTAAATATTTGattggatatttaaaataataaattttaacatttattaaataGAGGCTGGAGTATCAAACTAGAATTTGATTTGTggtttattatttaaatattttttatgccAATTCAACTGATCGAATTGAAAATACTCTGGATTGGGCTTTCGGGTCAAGGCTCGAtccattaattaaaatttttgttttttaattaaattaaaaaattggttcAAAGAGGCAAAGTCAAAAGTTTTGCTGACATGGCAGGAATTGATTGGAAGTCCATGGcggagaaagaaaacaaaaaccaagTCTCTGTTACAGAAGAAATATAGCATGTTCACTCCCACTGTTGATCTTTCTTGTTGAAAACTTGAAATCAACCCCGCAATTCCACTCAGCGAAACCCTAACATGATTACCCAGGACGACGATCAACCATCACCACTTATCCAACCCCATTCACCTAAAACCTTAACCCTAGACACACCAATTCCTTGTAACTCTGACCAATTTGAAGAAGATCAGGATGATGACGATGTAGAGATGCTTACCCCGGTCTCGCAATCCACTGCTCCTAATCCCATCCGACGTCCTTCTTTTAAACGCAAGAAACCTAACAAGCAAAAACGACGTGCTGCTGCTTTCGAAAAGAAACGCTTGAAGAAGCTCGGAATTcttaaccaaaccctaaagcCAATTCCTTTCCGACCCAACAAAAAACTAGATTTTTCCCGTCACGAAGCTCTGTTGAAACGAATTGGGATATGGGATTTTGTTCATCTGGAGTTCGATTCCAACATCCATACAGATCTCATCGCCCAAATCATCGCAAATTACAACTCGAACACCCGTAGCAGCTACGTCAACGGTACGAGAATCCTTGTGAATCGCGCGGATCTGTCCCGCGCATTGAAATTGACGGTGAGGAAGGATAAGGGTAACCTCAATGTGAATGCTCCGGACGGTTCTGGGGAGTCCTGTGAGAAAGAATCGGAGGAGTCGATAGGGTTTATCCAAGAGGTAGTATCTAATTGGATGCTTCTGCATGACGACACGTGGATGATGCCACAGGATGTGCTGAATGTGATGAAGATGATCAAAGAAGGGAATTTTGAGAAGATTTGTTGGGCTACTTTGGTTTGGTTTATGGTGGAGAAAGAGTTAACGAACTCAAAGTTGGAAAATTGTTATTATGCTTCGCATTTGAAGTGTTTGATTAAATGTCAGAAAGCAGAGTTGTTGAGAGAAGAGGTCAAACAGCAGCAGGGTGAGATGGGAGAAGagatcaaagaagaagaagaggaggtcaaagaggaagaagaggaggtGAGAGAGGAGGCCAAAGCTGAAGAGGAGAGGGTGAGAGAGGAGGTCAAAGATGAAAAGGAGAGGGTGAGAGAGGAGGTCAAAGATGAAGTGGAGGGCTTGAGAGACGAGATCAAAGATGAAGAGGAGGAGGTGAAAGATGGAGCAGAGGGCTTGAGAGAGGAGGTCAACGACGAGGAGGAGGAAGCGAGGGAGGAGCTCAAAGACGAAGAGGAGGAAGTGAGGGAGGAGGTCGAAGATGAAAAGGAGAAGGTGCGAGAGGAGGTTAAAGATGAACAACAGGAGGTGAGAGCAGAGGTCAAAGATGAACAAGGGGTGGTGAGAGGAGAGTTTACAGATGAACAAGAGGAGGGGAGAGGAGAGGTTAAAGATGGAGAGGAGGAGGGGAGAGGAGAggtcaaagatgaagatgaggactGTGATGGGGATGTGAAAATGCATGATATGGTTTATGATAGTAAAACAACCGAGTTGCAGGAGCATAATATTGAGTTATGTCTTGGTCAAGATAATATTGTTGATGTGAAAGAGAATGTTGAGACGGAAAAAGAAGTTGTGAGAGATGATGATGTTGGCTACTTTGGGGGAAACAAAAATGAACAACAAGGTCCGTGGTTATTGGATaggaaaaatgatatcattGAGCACGAGAATTTTTTGAGGGGGTGTAGTCTTGGTGATGTTAAGGTTATGGACTGTGATGAGGataagaaacaagaagaagaagaagaaggagaggAAGAGGGaggagaagaagaggaggatGAGGAAGAGCAGCAGCACAAAGGAGGATTTGCTCTGTCTCCTGAAGCTGATGCTTTAGAGATGGTATCCTCTGCTAATCTTATTCAAGGAATGGAAACAGTGCAAGTTCCTTTTAATAATGGGATACAGATTGGTGATGATGATTTACCTGGGGAGTTTCTTTCGTCTAGGGTTGACACTCATACAAATCCAGGCGCTTCATCTTCACATTTTGGTAATGGGAACAAGAGACCTATTGATCAGGAGAATGAAGTGTCTCATCTTAATGAGGGCAATAAGCGGTTGAGGAGTGGAGGATCATGGGTTAAAGAGTCATCTTCAGATTTTCACATGTGTATGGAGCAAATACAGCATTGGATGGGAAAGGCTACTATGATGTATCAGGCAAAAGATCACATTTGTGAAGATTCCAATATGAAtcaacaaattttaatcaatgAAGTGCAGAAGCGGGATAACATAATAGAGCACTTGCATAAGGCGAAGTTAGAGGAACAACAAAAGAGGCAGATTGATGTCTATAAGCTTGAGAGTGAACTTTATGTTATGGCAAATGTCCTTGAGGGATATAGAAAGGCTTTGAAGGAGACTCATAAGGCATTTGCTGAATATAGAGCACAGTGCCCACAGGCTGATGAACCACTTTACAAGGATGTTACAGGCAGTGGAGGTTTAGTTCTAAGCACTATGGAACTGGAAAAGCAACGTGTGAAgcaagaagaagagagaaagaagctagaagaagagaaaaagcaagaagaagagagaaggaaactggaagaagagatgaagcaagaagaaagaagaatgaTGGAAGATGAGAtaaagaaaggagaagaaagaagtatgctggaagaagagatgaagaaggaggaagaagagatgaagaaggaagaagaagaaagaaagaccCCAGAAAATGACATAAAGAAGCGAGAAGCAGATAGAAGGAAGTTAGAAGAAGATGAGACAATGAACTGTGTgctaattgaaaagaaaattaaggagTTTGAAGATGGATGGATTTCAAATTTCGAAGCACATAATTGTCAGATTCATATGCTCTCTATGAAGATGCTTGATGTTGAAAATGAGGTAGTACACCTCAAGGAATTGCTTGCAAAACAAAAGGTTTCTGAAGATTCAAAATGCGCTCCAAATGAGTGATTGTCTGGTTGGCAAATCTATGAATTGAGTCATTTTATTAATAGGTTAACGTGGAGGAACATTTAGCAAAAAAATTCTGCAGCTCTCTTTTTCCTCCTAGTTTGtagatttatgtatttaaatctTTAGTGTGTCTTGGTACGTTAAAATGGCGGTGGACCATTATAGTCGCTAGAACTACTATATTATGCTGTCTGCTTGTGATTACTCATCATTTATGAACGTACGATTTATGCTTTAATTTAGAATAGAAATTTGATTAACATGTTGTATTTCTGCAGAGTCAGAAAGAAATCTGAATGTTTCATCTAACTGCAGCAATGGCAAGTAGCTAGAATAAGTGTAATAATGCCTGTTAGTTTCAGAAATGGATACAAGCAAATTTCCATTTCGCTATACATTCTGCAGAATTTTGTGTATGGGTTTAGCTAGCCCATCATTGCCGAGTTAAACCCAAGTCATGGGTAGGTGCTGCTGGCTTAGGCATTGTCATTAATGTATCATAATAGTGAAGGTGCAAAGTAATTACCAGAGtccttttatcttttattattatttgatttcattttttttcatttgctcATGTAAAATATGTACAGATTTGAACACGAAGACTTTGAACCTGTCTTGGGTTGAGTCTTCCAGGTCAAGTGCAGGAAACCTGTGCTGCTTTATCACAAGCCATTTTCTGCTGTGAGAAAGCATTCACATCTTTGACACTGGAAAACTTTTCTTTCTAAGGAAAAATAGACTTTAACGGTGGACCATCCAATGTCACAAAGCACTAATAAattgacatttattaattttattttacattttaattttaaaataaaagatcaaactaaactaaagcATAAAACAAAAGGCcaataatatacaatttagtaaacttaaaacaataaaattatgtgtatacatttttatatataatttaaatatatagtttatatgttatcatgcgattgaatgattttaaaatataaagataaaataatatctaatcatatgatgatatattatttgtatacttaaattatgtataaaaaatatatacatatagtattactcaattaaaaaaaaaaggtgtcaGGTAATAGGCTTTTTCCTATGTTATATACAGACTTGAATGAAGGAAAACTTGAAAAGggaattaacaaaattgattgagaaatagaatttataaattttgaattggaGAAAATCAAGTGGTGCTTCAGTAAAATTTATCccagaaaattcaaattatgaccGAGTCAAAGGGATAATTTATGTGAAACTTTATCCTTGAAAATTCAGTACAATGATTGAATTCACGACTCAATTTCTTTTAGTAAAATCAACAGTTTACTCCAAAGGTGGAGATCAAATGTTTGATACATTCTATTTTCTGTTGCTTTTCTTGTTCACATTACTTTGCTCAATTCCGTCAAAGTGAAATGTATGAAGCTGTTCATCAAGATGCATGGAGGAAGCACCACCATGAAAACTTCAGTATGGGAGGTATTATAGATCACATCACTCACGTTGGCAAAGAAGAAGGTggagatgatttttttttttttgccaactTCAGTTTCCCAGCTCACTCTACCAGTCAAATAATCTAGTGGAGATCCTCtccttaatatatatatatataattatgatgcTCCGCCACAACCTCCCATCAATATCATTATTCATGCAGAGCATTAGTTTGTAGTCCATAGTGGCTAGTGCGTCGTGTCTTTGTTTCATACAAATGTGTTTAGTTGGTTGGCTTTAATTTGGGAACTGTGAAAGCAGGATGCATactttgttataatataataacccaAGTCGGTTCTTATCTGGTAATGGCGCTTGCTTTTCTGTTAGAACATGGATCAACCTTTCTAAGAGGGCCATTATgaataatcatatttaagttgTACTTGAAGCTCTTCTTCCAAAAAAACACATGAATGATAAAACATATTGAAAGAGTAATTAATAATTCTCACCCAATTAACACATTTGAAAACCCTTTTACCACAAATAATTACCAACTAATTAACCttcataattttatgattaaggTTAAACAAGATGACCTCCTCTTCTAGTTCTACACTGCCCTTTTTTAAGAATTGGCAATGGAGACATAtttacatttctttttcttgttttgaaataatttgacaaataaaCGATTACAAATGAAGAAAAGCCACTGAAAAAAGTACAACAATCTGACAACACCACCACTTGCCTTTGCCTAAGCCGGACCATCATCTTCCTTTCATACATCCCAAAACACACCttatgaaaagaataaattttgaaaaataaaataaaaaataaaaagtaaaaccaCATTCCATATCCACCTAATCAATCAAAGCAAAGACAAACTACAGTTTTTTACTTCCTTGAAACCACAGCTGCAGCTAGCTGCATCTCCTTTCCtggatttaattaatgaaatctTAGCCTGTAACCTTCTCACTGGTCCCAAGTTTATCATGTGGCTGTGGCTGTGGCTGTAACACCTCCACAGAATAGCCTTCAATCTTCCACCTTCAACTTGACTCCTTTCGTAGTCACATTGAGGAGGAGACCAAGACTGGAGCATCAACGCAAGCAAGTAGCTTGTGGGCTGGCTGTCATTTCATTGTTACATTTCTTTCTCTTAATTAAATCTTGGTCACCGCTACAACCATACTGAAAGGAACCAAAGGATATGAAATCTCACGTCTTTGTGAGATTCAAGCATCGAGAAGCTGTTCTTTTTCCATAGAGGGTTTGACATCAGCAGTTTGTGGTGATGCTGGTGAGGCTCCAGGATTTTCCATCTTTTTGAGGTTCTGTTGGTGATATACTTGCCTCAACCTTTCTATTTCTCTCTTCAGAGCTTCTTGATGAGCTGCATAATCCATCcatcatttattattgttatgcATGTGACCACCCACATGTTATCACAGATGTATGTATCgtacataaatatatgtgtgtgtgccTGCGGCTACATTCTTTGCAGTACTTAATCTCCTATC includes these proteins:
- the LOC123196561 gene encoding PLASMODESMATA CALLOSE-BINDING PROTEIN 5-like; the protein is MTKFVNKDLQNASVKQRFGLVERGGLVIPTQLWCVANNNAEDTALQGGLDWACGQGGVDCSPIQQGGPCCDPSDVQQMACYAFNDYNLKHGMTDESCNFDHSAAVGVVAHSPPDGYSLVTLFRHPSSQLKFLLTVKNGNISDSTTVGMGTDGADFCGCR
- the LOC123196155 gene encoding trichohyalin-like produces the protein MITQDDDQPSPLIQPHSPKTLTLDTPIPCNSDQFEEDQDDDDVEMLTPVSQSTAPNPIRRPSFKRKKPNKQKRRAAAFEKKRLKKLGILNQTLKPIPFRPNKKLDFSRHEALLKRIGIWDFVHLEFDSNIHTDLIAQIIANYNSNTRSSYVNGTRILVNRADLSRALKLTVRKDKGNLNVNAPDGSGESCEKESEESIGFIQEVVSNWMLLHDDTWMMPQDVLNVMKMIKEGNFEKICWATLVWFMVEKELTNSKLENCYYASHLKCLIKCQKAELLREEVKQQQGEMGEEIKEEEEEVKEEEEEVREEAKAEEERVREEVKDEKERVREEVKDEVEGLRDEIKDEEEEVKDGAEGLREEVNDEEEEAREELKDEEEEVREEVEDEKEKVREEVKDEQQEVRAEVKDEQGVVRGEFTDEQEEGRGEVKDGEEEGRGEVKDEDEDCDGDVKMHDMVYDSKTTELQEHNIELCLGQDNIVDVKENVETEKEVVRDDDVGYFGGNKNEQQGPWLLDRKNDIIEHENFLRGCSLGDVKVMDCDEDKKQEEEEEGEEEGGEEEEDEEEQQHKGGFALSPEADALEMVSSANLIQGMETVQVPFNNGIQIGDDDLPGEFLSSRVDTHTNPGASSSHFGNGNKRPIDQENEVSHLNEGNKRLRSGGSWVKESSSDFHMCMEQIQHWMGKATMMYQAKDHICEDSNMNQQILINEVQKRDNIIEHLHKAKLEEQQKRQIDVYKLESELYVMANVLEGYRKALKETHKAFAEYRAQCPQADEPLYKDVTGSGGLVLSTMELEKQRVKQEEERKKLEEEKKQEEERRKLEEEMKQEERRMMEDEIKKGEERSMLEEEMKKEEEEMKKEEEERKTPENDIKKREADRRKLEEDETMNCVLIEKKIKEFEDGWISNFEAHNCQIHMLSMKMLDVENEVVHLKELLAKQKVSEDSKCAPNE